TCACACTTTTTAGACTAATTATTTTGTAATCTTTATTAGGGTGTACCCTacgatttttacttcattacatatacaaacaaacgaatcaatcaatcaatcaaataaatcttttaattattgatagcttttagtgatcaagatttatctcacaatctCAACccggttctaaactaatctagttcactaactggcactggctaatgCTATTTtcacccatataagatctaatggtgagctctgataccaagtctgtagcgccccctaagctagcagctgactaatccaaaagattaactataaaatgaggcactaaggatctaaatcCTCTATTTAAGAAATAATTCAGAAGTTCTGAAACAAAGATTAACCCAAATCTAAACCCGCTCTGAAATAAAtataagaactcctctcaaatgatacatattcaatagtgTTTTGATTTACAAgtagaatataaacacaaaataaatatagcggaagctaactaactaacgtaaataattcttcgaagctttcatcgtcacatccacatcttgatctgtctctgaaactgaaagtgggaatgggtgagcacatcataccTAAAAGGGGTGCTCAATGGAAATAACATTTTACTTTTAAGTAAACATCGTCATGATTTggaaaaaaatacatgttttcctAAATAATAAAATACAACCAACACACTGAACTATacaacatgtatatggaactaactccttctttatttctgtggtgacatttacacaccatattggtgacaattacacacctacCATTAAttctgtggtgacatttacacacaGTAATactggtgacaattacacacctagatagtatgtgggtgaatgtacacacccgtaatattggtgacaattacacacctatATATTctgggtgacaattacacacccaaATTTGCATGAAAGTataaaatgaaggagcgtatcctatataccacaaatgGGAATCTTCATTTCCCAACAATTCATACTGACAAGCTAAACagtacaggtcctttccaaaccatggaaagattaaaagaaataacagaattatcgtaatgcaatttaaacaaagcatggaatgcagaaacatacaatgcatgagtttgttaagcataaacttttgtaaaagaagcaACAATggatggttacaaaagagttaaatgtattcccacctcttttgatgacaagccacgcccacctcgagatccatgatccactggttcgtcctttgaatcgatcgttgttaataactaactgttaatcacacaagaactctaagaatctagccaaaaggctcacacaagaatcatacaattctatctaatggttctaggcCCATTATGCTATCTCATTCTCTACCTTTAACctaactaagagtttactattccaattaggttgattctacaGTCCacagctaagtcttatgaatatctacaactttgtagaataagCCACGGGCTAAATCGGACCATAAGCGGTTCTCatcatcaaaataggaaaacCAATCCttagcccaagtccactaaacccaTGAATCTAATCCATCTGAGTTAACTAATGGTCATTAACGGTTAAAGTGACGGTCAAGGGCCAACTAATAATCTacgtccaaggtcaggtcaaAGTCCAGGTCAAATGGTCAACTGAGTCGAACCAAACCAACTCGGTTTAAAAGGATTAACTCGAGTCAGTCAAATTAACTGTGTCAGACAAGATTAAACTAGTCAGACATCTATCTGACTTGTAAAGGAAAATTCAGGGCAATCAATGGAATCAGCCCTTGATACAAAAAAGAACTCTAGCACCAGCTCAACAAGGAAACTCTCTAGTGTTTAGTTTCACTAACTCAATTCTATCCAATTTGATCATTACATAAATATTCACTTCAACAGAATTCTAGAAgtcaaagtacaattgtaatttaagctttacctgcaattgcagtagatGCAGCAACTATCTTCTCAACTCAACAAAACCAGCAGACTACAATCACTACACAAATTCCTAAAGTTCTGCATAAGCTTCTACTTCAAAATTCCATACATTCTATTCACTGCCAACCCCTGTTACCAACATCCATTATGTATCAACCAAACCAAACTTCCAACAGTCTTCCCACCTTTACTTTAGTTCAACAACATACTCCATTTCCATACTATAGTAGTACCAACCAATCACTACCACCAACAACATTCAACCTACCTCCCTGTAACTCATCTTCTGCAATACTAATTCGCTAACTGAATCAGCACAACAAGCTTCATTTCTGCAATTTCAACTACACTTCATATCCACAATCCCAAACCCATCTCAATAACATATTAACACACACACAAGGTTACTAATTTAGAATTGTATCATGACATTCATGCAACCCAACTAAGATGAATCTCAAACTCATCACCATCTTATACATTTCCACCGCAACCCAATACGAATCTATGTATCCAACAACAAAACTAACACCAATACACACAGTAAAAGCAGAAACTTCTCAACCAGTTCCACTAGTTACGGTTGTAACTCAGTTCCATTTCCATCTCCAAAAATCCTGTAATTTGTTAAACCACCATAATAATTCATAACATCCTAACATAACAACTCTTCTAATTTAATATTATCTCAATTAAACTTCTTagtatcaaaaccctaattctattAAAAATAAACCTATCTTCTCAATTTACCACCACCACAGCTTCAGAAGTCTCAATTAACCAAACCCATCTTACAATTCTATATAAATCTTATCAATTTTTGCTCAATTCGAACTCCAATACAACATGCAGAAACCTTAAACTTTTCTTCCTTTACTGCAACTTAATAATCATCTACAAATTTTTCTTCTTATCCCTAAATAATTAAAACCCATCATCTCGAACTCATCGGAGATTCAATTTCATAACTTCTCTCAATTAACTTTGGAAAacctaactgaaaaagcgggggtctaacaacaccacccaatatttcgcgtagcaatctgtatggactaactctgaaacacttactagagaatcaactagacggtcagactcaatctagataaaagtatctcaaggagttaatatctctcttattttgatttactcaagctaatagaaatcagagagtctataatcaaacacaaggaataacttgcacggtaccaaagaccaatgtccaaggatcaatcaatatcaatcaacaaccaaaggtcggatttccaattgattgattcaaacgcacaacctgtattatttcaattatataaacaaatataatgcggaaatagaaataacacatacaccagaattttgttaacgaggaaaccacaaatgcagaaaaaccccgggtcctagtccagattaaatacacactgtattaagccgctacagacactagcctactccaagctaacttcggactggactataattgaaccccaatcagtctcccattaatccaaggtacagttgtactccttacgtctctgatcccagcaggatactgcgcacttgattcccttagatgatctcacccacaaataagagttggtacgacccaaaatcgcaggctttaacaataaacaaatttgtctcacacagacaagtctatcaaaggatcaatctgtctcccacagaaaaccctaaaagtttttgttccgtcttttgataatagtcaaggtgaacaggaaccaattgataatccgttcttatattcccgaagaacatcctagattaatcaatcacctcacaacaatcttaatcgtatggtagcgaaacaagatgttgcgaaatcacaaacaatgagatgaaggtgtttgtgattactttttatatctttcctatcggagaactctcacgatctcaagccaatcaatatgattgtactgttacgatagaagatgcaagatcagatcacacaactacgataaaagtattatcggtctggattcataatcccaatgaagtctttaagtcgttaacctggttttagaagaagaaaatctaaggttaaaggagaatcgactctagcacgcaaactagtatcacacgtaaggagtggggattagttttgcacaatactagatgtctcctttatatagcctttcaaatcagggttttgccatagttacaaagcaatcaatatttaccgttagatgaaaacctaatttagattcaagctaatatttctcaaccgttagatcgaaaacttagtttgtcatacacaaatgactgtacgcttctaggtttgttaaccgcacaacgtgtacattgttggttcaacaatagtccacccaaagaggttaaccatatgagtgtttcataccaaccatgttcttcttcaccataactagttcaattgactcaaatgaactagttaagagagttgttcatttgcaaggaaatcttatataactacacaagacacaattgaagcaaagatgatttgattcactcgaatcggttcatgaactttcatagccacggtttgcaaatgcattccttagtcttttaagattaagttcagaaatcatctttagaaatatataaccttctcaagttcgcagactaggttccggacttaagacaccggatagagtttacaaactccagcatgaATTCTGGGGTTCGAGAActatgccggttcgcggactggatttgcggacttggctcccgcaagtagtttgtcaactccagtagaaattctcgggtttgagaacttcggcagttcgcggactgagttcgcggacttggcacttgccatacttatggttctgttgatcaacaaagttcgaaaacttcggttcaaggaatccattggttatgtaatctaaactctcattccaatcattgaaacattcttagaggacgttatacagttgttacactatttctcgtcaaagcaattttcaaagtgattgaaacattcatgaatttcgtcactaggtgaagataaacttgatcaaagcgaaaaacttaccaacacatatttcgagatatagataggcgaggtatactcggctcgaaataccaaatgtgtatgatctagtctattatatagcataagacttttgtctcaaatagtaggagatagaatagatagacttttgagtgacagataagttcaagtctccacatacctttttgtcgagaagttccatcggttccttgagcagatcttctacttgtatgatgaatcgccatgaagtccttgagctcaactacacttactatcctagtccgggacttagctataagagactagaaatcaagacttatagttttgatcactaacattgacaaacatgcttgagatagaaacgcatgcgagtttgaccgagcagtgctctaacaatctccccctttttcaattttagtgacaaaactatcaatacatatggaatacaaaagatATCCTCTATGTTAAAGCCTTTTGTGAATCCATTTTCTCATCAAATAAATTTTTTCTTGGTATGATCATTTGGTTAGAAATTCTACCTTTGATGCAGGTAGACATAACAGTCGGCCGCTAAGCTGGGAGGAAAGATACAATGTTATTGTGGGAACAACGCAGGGTCTAGCTTATCTACATGAAGAGTCAACTTTGAGGATTAAGACATTAAGTTGAGCAATGTATTGCTAGATGATAATTTTGTGGCAAAAATTGCTGATTTTGGGCTTGCTAGACTTTTCCCAGAAGATAAGACTCACGTCAGCACTGTCATAGCTGGAACATTGTGAGTTCAGTcttcatttcatttatgtgttatTTAGATTATTGTCTATGCCTGTTTTAGCTAGGCCTGTGTGGAAAAAATCCGCACTACTTATGAAATTTCATATCATTGTGAGAGTGAAGTTTCCACGTTGAGTTCATTCTCACCTCTTCACCAAAATTGACCCGTCATACTTCATTTGGATTTAGTGTTCCAAATGCTTACATGTTTTCTGAGTAATTTCACACTTGGCAGAGGTTACATGGCTCCTGAGTATGTTGTCTGCGGGAAGTTAACTGAGAAAGCAGATGTTTATAGTTTTGGTTTGCTTGTTATCGAAGTTGTCTGCGGGAGGAGAAGAAATTCGTTCTCTGAAGATTCGTATTCCATTTTACAAATGGTAATGAGTTATTTTCTTGCTATAGACATTGCACTTTTATCATTTGAAAGCTAAAAATCATATTTTAAACTTGTCTGACAACTTTCTTGTGTTCAGGTTTGGAACAATTATGGTACAGGGAAATTATGCGACGAAGTTGATTCAACTCTGGATGGTAGGTTTCTAGCTGATCAGGTTTCTAGGGTACTCCAAATAGGGCTTCTCTGTACACAAGCCTCTGCAGAATTGCGTCCAGTAATGTCAATGGTGGTGAAAATGCTCACTGAAAACTATGACATACCTCAGCCAACACAACCACCATTTCTCAGTTTTAGTAGCTTACCAAAGTCATTCACTCCAAATGAGACTTACAATCCCAGGCCAATTCCTACACTGGATCTTCTGGGAATGACGCGACACACAACTTAGTTGAAGCCAGATGACCTGCTctaaaacatcttcaacttttttgtTACCTATAATGGTCCTAATCCATAGACTTATAATGCATACTCATCAAGTCACTAGGTTGGTTTTTGGTTGACTCGGGATTCTGGTCATTATCCatgcaatatttattcaattcccGAGCTTTCCTGATCTTGATGGGTTTCATTATGTGGAagcctattccacatgtctaatcttaaatattcctctaaatcttcgtcacttccaagtactccaatgatcccaaaggttgtaagtttagcaccatcgtttttgaagatccgtacctataaaaatgagaaagcatcggtctcgatcattgttatacagtgtcatagtattattacacagtgtcaaaatccaattgtatcacaactttaacaataatactatggtgatatgtatcactcccccttattcaatactccatctcacatgaaaactactcccccttacacatgatccgaaaaccatatgtatttgtagtgtgaactacatattaattctccccctttttgtcaataaaattggcaaaggtacaagaacgggatcataatgaaatttccgtaagagacatttcatgactgagagaaagaaacacacatcatcttatttagatgcaatcatatatccaaagctaacaacattcatcaaggagtttaaagatacaagataacccctttaaaattccaaagccgcacacccgtcaagatatgaccattaagcaaaagttcaaaagatatctcccccatttgatgtcattcccgaaagaacaacaacgagcgaccttaatttcaagagaaaataaggatttttattggacaccaaaaccatgagaatgatttttatatccaaaactcaatcaaattaatcacaagaaaacccacgattaatttaatcggaatacataatcaaattaaccacaaaagtgatcaatttaattcactgtgctcaacataagtaaacttacggagcaccgactaagttaaccatacaagagagtgattggattAATCGTTCATATGCTCAAcccaagagaacttgtggagtaataactaaataaccaagaagatgattaatttagttctaaatgctcaacataacataccttacggaacaaccaaccaagctaatcaaaaataatcaacttagttgtatcgtgctcaacataagacacatcaccgagccttcacggtaatacaaaaagatggatcaatgaagatcaatactgtggaatactcaaggattcattcttttgcaaaagcatatacaatagaaataatccttggatacaaaagattttaacctatcttccgtcaaaggttgacaatataggcttaacttttgtatatgtcaaaagtctattcattcttaaaccaataaacgaataccgatcgtgaacgactttacttttgacaaaatatgggacaacatagtccacggacgtaaacaccaaaatcctgtaacaagttgcaatataacaaatcaaaaatattgcaaaacatcatcctccaaatagttttagaatttaaaacaaaaaaaaaaccctaaaaacaagaagatgaaaaccaatagctatgtgtagtcacaatcatcgctattcaaagcactagttattcttccaactaaaccaaaaaaaagacatactaggcataatCAAGAACACATGTTatgcatcttcttcctcatcggagacaTTACAAGATGCTttaattgtgttcaattcttcctcaagctcgggaaacttcgttgcaaccgAAGACAATTGCTCTTGAACACACttcactcttgaatcaaccttgCACACACCTTTATGAATCTTTAGAAGAAGGCTCATGGTAGTAGGATcactaaaatcaagagaagcgattctttgtcgcttgcaaacattttcccttatgcgcctaaaggtacacggacgaaccggtttggggacCCCCAGAGAGTTGCCAATTGGATCACAcccacgatcacgacaaatttgactaattaagcaagggtaacccaacatcttgatgggtgaagtcatcgaaatcattagagagataatgaaaccacaaattTCGAGACTTGAAAGACCCGAATCAagaaaatagaccaattccgcaaactcgtgactccaccaagaattttcaattgtggagggacaaagattggggataccaagttttccaaaagccatcaaagAAATACTAAGgtcattagtagggaactttccttgacttCAAACGACCATCTTGCAACAAAGCCCAACCGAGATATCATCACAAGATgaacgttcatcacttggtctaggaatccgtacgttccccaacgggattttcggaatccttgaaattaattctctatcaacaagaaacctttctctaccaatcatggattttaattccatcttgttgtaatcaacatcatgaatattggcatagaaaatccttgtaagagaatcaaatccttgaccaagaccatcaaagatatttccaatcttgaattttttaaagcataccaaatcctcttcatgcccactagaaaaatccaatttattttctaggatgaaaccttttgaagcaatttTATCAAACACTCTAACACacgaatcatccacaaacctaattctaagagagttttggtcacatgAAGAATTCAAGCTAGAGATTTTTGGGTTTTAGAATTCCTTTTAGTGCTTTTAGAATTCATCATGGGACTTGAAATATGAAAGGATCAAGAGAAAATTACTTACTTGGATTGAATCTTGAACACACTTTCCTTCAATTTTCCAATgaagcttcaatggaggaatacTCAAAACCCTAGGTTCACGAATGCGAACAGGTAAAGAAGAAGACTAGAGTGCAGGAACTCCTTCTTTATAAGGCCACAAATGGGCTTGGACCTGTTCACGAACCGAGACCCACATAAGAAAGATGGGATTTCTTTAGCCATTTGCACATTAAAGGTTATGCATTCCGTAACACACACGTGTGAATGACAACGGATGCAATAGAAAGCTAAACTTTATGTATAAACACAATTAACAAAATTatacacaactcaaaccattttcttgccccattccaagatatatacaaatggggaatTGCCAtcattgttaccaagaggcataatgtgcagaggaattctcatgcgacatttctggttgataggtgtgaacagtccctgtagtataatcaaagtaatgatgatagtcagggcagttagagctttctatccttcgtttttTCTGTCTAGAAGAAGGATACTTCCGATTTCTGAGTTGCACAGTATTAACAGATTTAACACATACAGAACCCTTTTCGGAATAATTCTTAGACTTAAAATATTTaattttttctaagaatttaaaaacgccttcgaacgctttaaatagatctttatcaatttaTTCGTTACGAtaatattcctcaaagagattaagagttaatctagtgaggttccatatccttgagagtGTTGAGATTTTTCtcaatcttcccttctttttattttttccttttgattgattcttaacatctaaatatccccttttagatgaagtaagatcattatgagaacccagaggttttagccataataatctttgaacaatctttaaggaaataTGGCGTGcgctacagatgccaagagcaagttttccaaagaaatttcccatgggacaatttttaaggaacgatcaaacacaaacttattaggtttaaggtgtttgcctgctctgataccaattgaaaaaacgggggtctaacaacaacacccaatatttcgcttagcaatctgtatggactaactctgaaacacttaccagagaatcaactagacagtcagactcaatctagataaaagcatctcaaggagttaatatctctctcttgttttgatttactcaagctaatataaatcagcgagtctataatcaaacacaaggaataacttggacggtaccaaagaccaatgtccaaggatcaatcaacaaccaaaggtcggatttccaattgattgattcaaacgcaacctgtattatttcaattatataaacaaatataatgcaaaaatagatataacacagacaccagaattttgttaacgaggaaaccggaaatgcagaaaaatcccgggacctagtccagatcgaatacacactgtattaagccgctacagacactagcctactccaagctaacttcggactggactatagttgaaccttaatcagtctcccactaatccaaggtatagttgtactccttacgcctctgatcccagcaggaaactgcgcacttgattcccttagctgatctcacccacaactaagagtttctatgacccaaaatcgcaggctttaacaataaacaaatctgtctcacacagacaagtctatcaaatgatcaatctgtctcccacagaaaaaccctaaaagtttttgttccatcttttgataataatcaaggtgaacatgaaccaattgataatccggtcttatattcccgcagaacagcctagattaatcaatcacctcacaacaatcttaatcgtatggtagcgaaacaagatgttttggaatcacaaacaatgatacgaaggtgtttgtgattactttttatatcttacctatcggagaactctcacgatctcacgccaatcaatatgattttactgttacgatagaagatgcaagatcagatcacacaactacgtcccaatgaagtctttaagttgttaacctggttttagaagaagaaaacctaaggttgaaggagaatcgactctagcacgcaaactagtatcacacgtaaggtgtggggattagttttgcacaatgctagatgtctgatgtagtttttactgtggtaagaaaagggtttgattctcggacttgtgaagttgattttagacttaaaatataaaattgatatAGCAAATAAAACAAAGGATGATGACAATATTGAGAGGTTACTGAGAAtagggattccaccaaactcatatactatggttcaatattaattcttagacaattataactcCAAAAATGATACTattgactctaaatctttgccaaggtagattttataaaacattaattgtaaacgGTAAACATgagttatcaaaacacctaagataagcgtaacccatcaaactaaatcacaactaattaatttaaaatcatagttcaaattatattaaggcaaaagtcttaaaaagaatataataaaattaccatagtgttgagaattggcttcctccgtcatcccagtgatgaggtttagctcctcatgttgtaAATGAATGTTATAAAAAATAGGTAGCatcatatttattgatttaacGTGAAAAGGATACAAAATTTATTGATTCCCACTCACTAATATTGCTCGATTACAAGAAATATGAAATAATACTCTCATTATTTTTCTCAATCTCTCCCCCACCAAGAACCCCCCCGAGATGATTCCATACGACTCCTTTTATAGTGGGGATTCTGAAATCCTTCCATAGTTTTCTACATGAAGTGATGTCATTTTTTATTTTCCGGCTAATGGAGTGACGCCATGTGTCAGGACAATGCAAAGTCCTCCAATAAAAATGAGCCACGTGTCAAATATTTCAGTCAAAATATTCtttatttggaaatatattatttttaattaattccaaccataaagaataatatctgaatttccttctttatttttcttattttcatcaTTAAACCACATATCTTCAAATATCCTTTAATTATTAGTATCTTGCACATGGTCTCCACACTTCTACACATGATATGGCACACTTCCATGCTTAATACACTCT
The sequence above is a segment of the Papaver somniferum cultivar HN1 unplaced genomic scaffold, ASM357369v1 unplaced-scaffold_125, whole genome shotgun sequence genome. Coding sequences within it:
- the LOC113331354 gene encoding cysteine-rich receptor-like protein kinase 3, with the translated sequence MAPEYVVCGKLTEKADVYSFGLLVIEVVCGRRRNSFSEDSYSILQMVWNNYGTGKLCDEVDSTLDGRFLADQVSRVLQIGLLCTQASAELRPVMSMVVKMLTENYDIPQPTQPPFLSFSSLPKSFTPNETYNPRPIPTLDLLGMTRHTT